A genomic region of Arachis stenosperma cultivar V10309 chromosome 9, arast.V10309.gnm1.PFL2, whole genome shotgun sequence contains the following coding sequences:
- the LOC130950552 gene encoding TMV resistance protein N-like — translation MSICVDPHPYSFPSQTHLLLLLLLLLLLLLYSLKLQIQNPKSIKKMENYKAKFMCSYGGKIQRNTLDHTKLSYIGGHTKILYVHRTTITFPAMLAKLATLCNAASASADVSFKYQLPGEDLDSLISVADDDDLENMMIEYDQLHSASPKTARMRLFLFPNLPLDSAAASSEPEPEPDPTVRQLQLPPPSPPPSSSVSSRLVGPLSTHGKYDVFISFRGEDTRTNFTCHLHEALCRKRIKTFIDYELHKGDEISPSLFRAIEDSYVSVIVFSENYADSKWCLEELVRILECRKEYGQVVIPVFYEIDPSHVRKQNGSYKEAFEKHMQNSMLDINKIQKWKDALAEAADLAGWDSHSRSYRDDTELIQRIVKDVLQKLIYHYPPNDFNGLVGIQEKSAPLESLLREARSVGIWGIGGIGKTTIARYIFDKYSHGFEGSCFLENIRERSGDHVQGLHDLRDQLYSVLLNEKVRQSSTAKSTFVECRIRRQSNFIVLDDVSSSKQLKYLVGELESYGPGSKIIITTRDKSVLQNRRVEKIHEVEGLDSPTSLTLFSLNAFNEDSPEVGYKELSRRAVNYCKGVPLALVVLGSFLHSKTEAEWGSALNKIEKIPNEEIQTVLRLSYDELDYEEQQIFLDIACFLKGELKENIVSLLDSCSLYPVIGMRSLLDKALITISNDSVGMHDLIQQMGWEIVRQESIENPEDRSRLWDLDDTCDVLKNNKGTGAIQGMKLDTYQIRQNLSLSVDTFKKMPNLKYLKFFISIREHGKLSGLQLPEELESFSEKLRHLEWHAYPLPSLPSNFCPEKLVTLRMPNGQFRRLWNKVQDLVNLKDVNLAGCQELVELPDLSKAKNLRNVDLFGCRSLSNIHPSILSCSTLERLDLTGCSKLETLESQTHFKSLWHLNVSGCKSLAKFSVSSEEVEVLDLMMGVKVLHPSIGRFSKARILHVDGHRLENLPKELSCLKSLETLSLHRCSRVSSKENLHLVFNGLQSLRELYFMDCHYLFELPDNINQLSSLQKLALDGSYVVRLPETIKHLSALETLSLKGCRRLQSLPELPSSIIRLEADNCTLLPIASSSLTNFRPKEDGRSDDSFHNCVNFHVQKHTDSFHQYLRDLAHRYELRRIKRRGGGGRRAIFADINFRIFYQDHRIPKWFTYQTKGASITFELDQPYDLCSSFILCVVIAPGWPSPIKYGLILQYQCHLEDSDMNKYSTSKILLDDVPAERDFDHIYMSFDRGGIIEAIKAYKLKYGSHSECYNNLKVTIEFYFYCCTFQWNQDHDWLIRECAVYPLVAPDSRLKQVELELELGMENKRPRGILEMEHTEGGVGVGSSSDRGPLPSTKKLKELC, via the exons ATGAGTATTTGCGTTGACCCGCATCCTTATTCTTTCCCATCTCAAAcacatcttcttcttcttcttcttcttctgcttcttctgcttctttacTCTCTCAAACTCCAAATCCAGAATCCAAAAAGCATAAAGAAGATGGAGAACTACAAGGCAAAATTCATGTGCAGCTACGGCGGCAAGATTCAACGCAACACACTCGACCACACTAAGCTCTCCTACATCGGCGGCCACACCAAGATCCTCTACGTCCACCGCACCACCATAACCTTCCCCGCAATGCTCGCCAAGCTTGCCACCCTCTGCAATGCCGCCTCCGCCTCCGCCGACGTCTCCTTCAAGTACCAGCTTCCCGGCGAGGATCTCGACTCCCTTATCTCCGTCGCCGACGATGACGACCTCGAAAACATGATGATCGAGTACGATCAACTCCACAGCGCTTCCCCTAAAACTGCTCGCATGCGACTCTTCCTCTTCCCCAACCTCCCTCTTGATTCTGCTGCCGCTTCATCTGAACCCGAACCCGAACCCGACCCGACCGTAAGGCAGTTACAGCTTCCTCCTCCTTCAccacctccttcttcttcagtATCTTCCCGTTTGGTTGGTCCGTTGAGTACTCATGGAAAGTACGATGTGTTTATCAGTTTTAGGGGTGAGGACACGCGCACCAACTTTACTTGCCATCTTCACGAAGCACTGTGCAGAAAGCGAATAAAGACCTTCATCGATTACGAGCTTCACAAAGGCGATGAGATCTCGCCGTCGCTCTTTCGCGCAATCGAGGATTCGTATGTGTCTGTTATCGTCTTCTCGGAGAACTATGCTGACTCCAAGTGGTGCCTTGAAGAACTCGTGAGGATATTGGAGTGTAGAAAAGAATATGGACAGGTTGTTATACCTGTGTTCTATGAGATTGATCCATCACATGTAAGGAAGCAGAATGGAAGTTACAAAGAAGCGTTTGAGAAGCACATGCAAAATTCCATGCTTGATATAAACAAGATTCAAAAATGGAAGGATGCTCTGGCTGAAGCAGCTGATTTGGCTGGCTGGGATTCTCACTCTCGCTCCTATAG GGATGACACTGAACTCATTCAAAGGATTGTCAAAGACGTTTTGCAAAAGCTAATTTACCATTACCCACCCAATGATTTTAACGGCCTTGTTGGTATTCAGGAAAAGTCTGCCCCTTTAGAATCATTACTAAGAGAAGCTCGATCGGTTGGTATATGGGGGATAGGTGGGATAGGCAAAACAACTATTGCGAGATATATATTTGACAAATACTCTCATGGGTTCGAAGGTTCATGCTTCTTGGAAAATATACGGGAAAGATCAGGAGATCATGTGCAAGGACTACATGATTTACGTGATCAACTTTACTCAGTGCTGTTGAATGAAAAAGTTCGCCAAAGTAGCACAGCAAAATCAACTTTTGTTGAGTGCAGGATCCGCAGACAAAGCAATTTCATAGTTCTTGATGATGTGAGTAGTTCAAAGCAGTTGAAATACCTGGTTGGGGAGCTTGAATCCTATGGTCCAGGTAGTAAGATCATCATTACAACTAGAGATAAAAGTGTGCTGCAAAACCGGAGAGTTGAGAAAATACATGAGGTGGAGGGGTTAGATTCCCCTACATCCCTAACATTGTTCAGCTTGAATGCATTTAATGAAGACTCTCCTGAAGTGGGATATAAAGAGCTGTCAAGAAGGGCAGTTAACTATTGCAAAGGTGTCCCCCTAGCCTTAGTAGTGTTGGGTTCTTTCCTTCATTCTAAAACTGAAGCTGAATGGGGAAGTGCGCTGAACAAAATCGAGAAGATTCCCAATGAAGAAATTCAAACTGTGCTAAGGTTGAGTTATGATGAGTTAGATTATGAGGAGCAACAAATATTTCTAGACATTGCGTGTTTTCTTAAGGGAGAGCTAAAAGAAAACATAGTTAGTCTATTAGACAGTTGCAGCCTCTATCCAGTTATTGGCATGAGATCCCTTCTTGATAAGGCTCTCATAACTATATCTAATGATTCTGTAGGGATGCATGACTTGATACAACAAATGGGTTGGGAGATCGTTCGTCAAGAATCTATTGAAAATCCTGAAGATCGTAGTCGCCTGTGGGATCTTGACGATACTTGTGATGTTCTCAAAAACAATAAG GGAACTGGTGCAATTCAAGGCATGAAGTTAGATACATATCAAATTCGACAAAACCTAAGCTTGAGTGTTGACACTTTCAAAAAGATGCCTAATCTAAAATATCTCAAATTCTTTATCTCCATAAGGGAGCATGGCAAATTATCTGGTCTGCAGCTTCCTGAGGAGTTGGAGTCTTTTTCTGAGAAATTAAGGCACCTTGAGTGGCATGCATATCCTTTGCCTTCTCTACCGTCAAATTTTTGTCCTGAAAAGCTTGTCACTCTTCGAATGCCTAATGGTCAATTTAGAAGACTCTGGAACAAAGTGCAG GATCTTGTTAATCTGAAGGATGTAAACCTAGCTGGATGCCAAGAATTGGTGGAGCTccctgatctgtctaaggcaaAAAATCTTAGAAATGTGGATCTCTTTGGCTGTAGAAGTTTAAGCAACATCCATCCATCCATTTTATCTTGCAGCACACTTGAGCGTTTGGATCTAACTGGCTGCTCAAAGCTTGAGACGCTTGAAAGCCAGACTCATTTTAAATCACTTTGGCACCTCAATGTCAGTGGCTGCAAAAGTCTAGCTAAATTTTCTGTGTCTTCAGAAGAAGTTGAAGTCTTGGATTTAATGATGGGAGTCAAAGTGTTACACCCATCCATTGGGCGTTTCAGCAAAGCAAGAATCTTACATGTCGATGGGCATCGACTTGAGAATCTTCCAAAGGAATTGTCTTGTTTGAAATCTCTTGAGACGCTTTCGCTACATAGATGCAGCCGTGTAAGCTCCAAAGAAAACCTGCATCTCGTGTTTAATGGCTTGCAATCATTGCGTGAACTGTATTTTATGGACTGTCATTACTTGTTTGAGCTCCCCGACAATATCAACCAGCTATCGTCGCTACAAAAGTTAGCTTTGGATGGAAGCTATGTGGTGAGGTTGCCGGAGACCATCAAGCATCTTTCAGCACTGGAAACATTGTCATTAAAGGGTTGCAGGAGGCTTCAATCTTTGCCAGAGCTTCCATCATCCATTATTCGTTTGGAAGCAGACAACTGCACATTGTTGCCCATAGCATCATCAAGTTTAACAAATTTTAGGCCGAAAGAAGATGGCAGAAGTGATGATTCATTTCATAATTGTGTGAATTTCCATGTACAGAAACATACTGATTCATTCCATCAATATTTAAGGGACTTAGCGCACCGATATGAGTTAAGAAGGATTAAAAGAAGAGGAGGGGGAGGACGAAGAGCAATTTTTGCAGATATCAATTTCAGAATCTTCTACCAAGACCACAGAATACCAAAGTGGTTCACGTATCAAACAAAGGGAGCTTCCATAACTTTTGAACTTGATCAGCCTTATGATCTCTGTTCTAGTTTCATTCTCTGCGTTGTTATCGCACCCGGTTGGCCTTCCCCGATCAAATATGGCCTTATTCTTCAGTATCAATGCCACCTGGAAGATAGTGACATGAACAAATATTCAACTAGTAAAATTCTTCTTGATGACGTTCCTGCAGAACGGGATTTTGATCATATTTATATGTCATTTGACCGTGGTGGCATCATAGAGGCAATTAAGgcatacaaattaaaatacgGGAGTCACAGCGAGTGTTACAATAACCTAAAGGTCACAATTGAATTCTATTTCTACTGTTGCACATTTCAGTGGAATCAGGATCATGACTGGTTGATCAGAGAGTGTGCGGTTTATCCACTTGTTGCCCCTGATTCTCGGTTGAAGCAGGTGGAATTGGAATTGGAGCTGGGCATGGAAAACAAAAGGCCTAGGGGTATTCTTGAGATGGAGCATACTGAAGGTGGGGTTGGAGTTGGAAGCTCCAGTGACCGAGGACCACTCCCTTCCACAAAGAAACTCAAAGAACTTTGCTAG
- the LOC130950551 gene encoding disease resistance protein TAO1-like, which produces MSCSTKKYDVFLSFRGEDTRTNFTSHLYTALDQKSIRTYIDYQLNRGEDVWPPLAKAIENSHVSVVVFSENYASSKWCLEELVKILQCRKDFGQVVIPVFYETDPSHIRKQSGSYEKAFAKHERDLCAEGRCSDSNKHKVENWKAALTEAANISGWDSRNHKDDSQLIANVVNDVLQKRYLRHPIELKGLVGTEEICRNVELLMKRVRIIGIWGMGGIGKTTIAKVLFAKLFPQYDNVCFVVKEISVDRLLFELLKEEISTSNLVGLAFDMKRLNNKKVLIVLDDVDSLDQLEHLCRDFRDLSEDSRLIITTRNRQLLAGRVDWIYKVEKWKASESLQLFSLEAFKETHPQRGYEDLAAMAVKYAGGIPLALKVLGSYLRSKSIKFWESTLRKLNKYPNETIVNLLKVSYDGLDDLEKKIFLDIAFFFNGEEKDHVISILDACGFEASSGIDVLEDKALITISYNNTIEMHELLQKMGFDIVRRECSGDFARRSRLRDTEVRAVLKDNKGTDAVEGIILDLSLIKDIHLSVDTFKKMNNMRFLRFYIPLGQSPGHVYLPRALKSFSNKLRYFEWNGYPLESLPSTFHAKLLVEIRMPHSRVQQLWRGKQELDNLEGIDLSDCKHLIMLPDLSKASRLKWVNLSGCESLCALHSSILSSDTLATLILDRCTNLGSVKGEKHLKSLKNISVSGCSSLKEFAVSSDLIENLDLSNTEIETLDTSIGNLPNLIWLNLEGLKLKQLQKELCFLTSLKELKLSYSGLVIDKQQLHVLFDGLRSLQILHLKDCANLSEFPDNIGALSKLQELRLDGSSVRSLPTSIKHLLALEILSLKNCRELLSLPELPSFIKEFYAPNCTSLETVSNFKSFAMKMVGKTKHVSFKNSLKLNENSLYSIMESLHLTMLSAAFHNVLVRRFHVAIHSYNYNSVDACLPGSRVPKQFTFRITNSSSITVHLPTCSNLLGFIYCVVLSPSNGMKQCGAKIQCECNLAGGLKATWQDKAVSELNSDHVYLLYDPFHCDNILRFYEPKVYFEFSVTADTGEVDGSIAIQECGVHLISDSELQCVLPELEMDLDKRKDLEKGLEIESGKARWLYPYASEDHSQNLVAPPPPPPPPPPPSTPPLPQPKTRKKVRSHKEKSSSKRNRMQNPGTELCVQCCCDRKVATEEMKSEIIEIDPRSTDHFSDVEERMESNCKKIKNGDRKGLEENNSESTKAVKSKGNEERPIDFDAGLDLLVNSDSASKEYAPEDMPLQNFYDQPNTIGGSKHYKENPMLLRRQLLVHPEINDLTVEKPNQERKKERMGLDKPKVEDEPDEDPLAELESILLGRQKSLLKPACSASDVAIREALHNLECILEKSLENILGDIELQHKLQISLQCIEQASDEEVSPSITKLVKSMTSSVEDLIKSFASTQKVVEDHTSRLEQKEKLVQKMLDARKQQELVKERMKQYKIQAESVEREVEDLDEQIRFLVEQRKIIQMKRTKLNKDLEECDGKRRKLTDEAKDWVAESKELMLAINNSEVSYASAISKQEKLNEKWEGFRESFSQKKLKPYPRIML; this is translated from the exons ATGTCTTGCTCAACCAAGAAATATGATGTTTTTCTTAGCTTCAGAGGCGAGGACACACGCACAAACTTCACTAGCCATCTTTACACTGCTCTTGATCAAAAGTCAATCAGAACTTACATAGATTATCAACTCAACAGAGGAGAAGATGTTTGGCCACCACTCGCCAAAGCGATCGAGAACTCGCATGTATCGGTTGTTGTTTTCTCAGAGAACTATGCTTCTTCAAAATGGTGCTTGGAGGAACTTGTCAAGATTCTCCAATGCAGAAAGGATTTTGGCCAGGTTGTTATTCCAGTGTTCTACGAAACAGATCCATCACATATAAGAAAGCAAAGTGGGAGTTATGAGAAGGCATTTGCAAAACATGAGCGTGATCTTTGTGCAGAGGGAAGATGCAGTGATTCCAacaaacacaaagtagagaattGGAAAGCTGCTCTCACTGAAGCTGCCAATATTTCTGGGTGGGACTCTCGGAACCACAA GGACGATTCTCAACTGATTGCAAACGTGGTTAATGATGTACTGCAAAAGCGTTACTTGAGGCACCCTATTGAACTAAAAGGCCTTGTTGGAACTGAAGAAATCTGCAGAAATGTCGAATTGTTAATGAAAAGAGTTCGAATAATTGGAATTTGGGGCATGGGTGGAATAGGTAAGACAACCATTGCCAAAGTGTTGTTTGCCAAACTGTTTCCTCAGTATGACAATGTGTGCTTTGTGGTGAAAGAAATCTCAGTTGATAGGCTTCTGTTCGAGCTGTTAAAAGAAGAAATTTCCACATCTAACCTGGTAGGACTCGCATTCGACATGAAGAGGCTTAATAACAAAAAGGTCCTCATTGTGCTAGATGATGTGGATAGTCTTGATCAATTGGAACATTTGTGTAGAGATTTTCGAGATCTAAGTGAAGATAGTCGACTCATCATAACTACAAGAAATAGGCAATTGCTTGCTGGAAGAGTTGATTGGATATATAAGGTTGAGAAATGGAAAGCATCTGAATCTCTACAGCTTTTTAGCCTGGAAGCCTTCAAGGAAACTCATCCTCAAAGGGGTTATGAAGATCTCGCCGCAATGGCAGTTAAGTATGCTGGAGGCATTCCCTTAGCTTTGAAAGTTTTGGGTTCGTATCTTCGTTCGAAAAGTATCAAATTTTGGGAAAGTACTTTGAGAAAACTCAACAAGTATCCCAATGAGACGATTGTAAATTTGTTGAAGGTAAGCTATGATGGATTGGATGATCTAGAGAAGAAGATATTCTTGGACATTGCATTTTTTTTCAATGGAGAAGAGAAAGATCATGTCATAAGCATACTAGATGCCTGTGGATTTGAAGCAAGTAGTGGAATAGATGTTCTTGAAGATAAAGCTTTGATAACCATTTCATATAACAACACAATAGAAATGCATGAACTGCTACAAAAAATGGGTTTTGACATAGTGCGTAGAGAATGTAGCGGAGACTTTGCAAGACGAAGTCGATTGAGGGATACTGAAGTTCGTGCTGTACTTAAAGATAATAAG GGGACTGATGCAGTTGAAGGCATAATATTAGATTTATCTCTAATCAAAGATATTCATTTGAGTGTTGACACATTCAAAAAGATGAATAACATGAGATTTCTAAGATTCTATATCCCCTTGGGTCAGAGTCCTGGTCATGTGTACCTTCCAAGAGCTCTTAAGTCATTTTCCAATAAACTGCGGTACTTTGAGTGGAATGGATATCCTTTGGAGTCTCTTCCTTCAACTTTTCATGCTAAGTTGCTCGTTGAAATTCGCATGCCGCACAGTCGTGTCCAACAACTTTGGAGGGGAAAACAG GAACTTGATAATTTAGAGGGCATTGACCTAAGTGATTGCAAACATTTGATAATGCTTCCGGATTTGTCGAAGGCGTCAAGACTTAAATGGGTGAATCTATCAGGTTGTGAGAGCTTGTGTGCTCTTCATTCATCTATTTTGTCCTCTGATACACTTGCCACTTTGATACTAGATAGGTGTACAAATCTGGGGAGTGTGAAAGGTGAAAAGCATTTAAAATCTCTGAAGAATATTAGTGTCAGTGGGTGCTCAAGTCTCAAGGAATTTGCAGTGTCATCTGATTTAATTGAGAACTTGGATTTAAGCAACACAGAAATTGAGACGCTAGACACATCAATTGGGAATCTACCTAATCTTATATGGCTCAATTTAGAAGGTTTGAAGCTTAAGCAACTTCAAAAGGAGTTATGTTTCTTGACATCACTCAAGGAGTTAAAGCTTTCTTACAGTGGACTAGTAATTGACAAGCAGCAACTGCATGTGCTGTTTGATGGCTTGAGATCTCTACAGATACTCCATCTGAAGGATTGTGCTAATTTGTCTGAATTTCCCGACAACATTGGCGCTTTATCGAAACTACAAGAGTTAAGGCTAGATGGAAGCAGTGTGAGGAGTTTGCCTACAAGCATCAAACATCTTTTAGCGCTTGAGATTCTGTCGTTAAAGAATTGCAGGGAGCTTCTGAGCCTACCGGAGCTTCCGTCTTTCATCAAGGAATTCTATGCCCCTAACTGCACCTCATTGGAGACAGTATCAAATTTCAAAAGCTTTGCAATGAAGATGGTGGGAAAGACAAAACACGTTTCATTCAAGAATAGCTTGAAACTGAATGAAAACTCACTGTATTCTATCATGGAAAGCTTGCATTTAACAATGTTGAGTGCTGCATTTCACAATGTGTTGGTAAGAAGATTCCATGTGGCCATCCATAGTTATAATTATAACAGTGTGGATGCCTGTTTACCAGGAAGCAGAGTCCCCAAGCAATTCACATTTCGAATAACAAACTCTTCCTCCATTACCGTTCATCTTCCTACCTGTTCCAACTTGCTGGGCTTCATCTACTGTGTGGTTCTCTCACCATCCAATGGAATGAAGCAGTGCGGTGCAAAAATACAGTGTGAATGCAATTTGGCAGGAGGCCTAAAGGCTACATGGCAAGATAAAGCAGTTAGTGAGCTGAACTCGGATCATGTTTATTTATTGTATGATCCATTCCATTGTGACAACATTCTCAGATTTTATGAACCAAAGGTCTATTTTGAGTTCAGTGTAACAGCTGACACAGGGGAAGTTGATGGATCTATAGCTATTCAAGAGTGTGGTGTACACCTCATAAGTGATTCAGAATTGCAGTGTGTTTTACCAGAACTGGAAATGGATTTAGACAAGAGGAAGGACTTGGAGAAGGGATTGGAGATAGAATCTGGAAAAGCCAGATGGTTATATCCATATGCCTCCGAGGATCACAGCCAAAATCTGGTTGCgcctccccctccccctccccctcctcctcctccctcAACCCCTCCACTCCCACAACCAAAAACTAGAAAGAAAGTAAGGTCACACAAGGAGAAAAGTAGCAGCAAGAGAAACCGGATGCAGAATCCAGGAACGGAATTATGCGTGCAATGTTGCTGCGATAGGAAAGTAG CCACAGAAGAAATGAAGTCTGAGATTATTGAAATAGATCCTAGGAGTACAGACCATTTTTCTGATGTAGAAGAGAGAATGGAATCTAATTGCAAGAAAATCAAGAATGGTGATAGAAAAGGTCTTGAGGAAAATAACTCAGAGTCAACAAAAGCT GTCAAAAGCAAAGGAAATGAAGAAAGGCCAATTGATTTTGATGCTGGATTGGATCTGCTTGTTAATTCAGATTCAGCCAGCAAAGAATATGCGCCTGAAGACATGCCACTTCAAAACTTTTATGATCAACCAAATACCATAGGAGGATCTAAGCACTATAAAGAAAATCCAATGCTACTAAGAAGACAACTCCTGGTTCATCCTGAAATTAATGATCTGACCGTTGAAAAACCAAACCaggaaagaaaaaaggaaagaatggGTCTCGACAAACCTAAAGTCGAAGATGAGCCAGATGAAGATCCTCTTGCTGAACTTGAGAGCATCTTGTTGGGAAGACAGAAGTCGTTGCTGAAACCAGCCTGTTCTGCAAGCGATGTTGCCATAAGGGAAGCTCTGCATAATCTTGAATGCATACTCGAAAAGTCACTTGAAAACATTCTTGGTGACATTGAATTACAACACAAGTTACAAATTTCTTTGCAATGCATAGAACAGGCATCAGATGAAGAAGTTTCTCCCAGTATAACAAAGCTTGTCAAAAGCATGACATCTTCTGTTGAGGATCTGATCAAAAGTTTTGCGTCGACCCAAAAAGTAGTTGAAGACCACACTAGCCGCTtggaacaaaaagaaaaacttGTGCAGAAAATGTTAGATGCTAGGAAACAGCAAGAATTAGtaaaagaaagaatgaaacaaTACAAGATTCAAGCAGAAAGTGTTGAGAGAGAGGTTGAAGATCTTGACGAACAAATTCGATTTCTTGTCGAACaaagaaaaatcatccaaatgaAACGGACCAAGTTGAATAAGGACTTGGAAGAATGCGATGGCAAAAGGAGGAAACTAACAGATGAGGCTAAGGATTGGGTAGCTGAAAGCAAGGAGCTAATGTTGGCAATTAACAATTCTGAAGTCTCATATGCAAGTGCAATATCTAAGCAAGAGAAGTTGAATGAGAAATGGGAAGGTTTTCGAGAATCTTTTTCACAAAAGAAGTTAAAACCTTATCCTAGAATAATGTTGTAG
- the LOC130948984 gene encoding putative wall-associated receptor kinase-like 16 — protein MRKSNRVNNGTVFDHLHKEEKINLSWKTRLQIATEAARALDYLHSGSTIPIIHSKVSSGNILLDDTYTPKLLFDFRNLSLSSMHEIGLDLYYLDPEYIHTGQLTEKSDVYSFGVVLAELIIGEKTIHVEKPEGGFPLLAKQFILTLEKNCWLDILETGIVNKENEDEFIQVALLAAKCFETSCKRKA, from the exons ATGAGGAAATCAAACAGAGTCAA TAATGGTACCGTTTTTGACCACCTACACAAGGAAGAGAAGATCAACTTATCATGGAAAACTCGTCTACAGATAGCAACAGAGGCAGCTAGAGCTCTAGATTATTTGCACTCAGGTTCCACAATACCAATTATCCACTCAAAGGTCTCAAGTGGCAATATTCTCCTTGATGACACTTATACTCCCAAATTATTGTTTGATTTTAGGAATCTAAGTTTGAGTTCGATGCATGAAATTGGATTAGATCTTTATTATTTGGACCCAGAGTATATTCACACAGGCCAACTTACTGAGAAAAGTGACGTGTATAGTTTTGGTGTCGTTCTCGCCGAACTGATAATAGGGGAGAAAACAATTCATGTTGAGAAACCAGAAGGGGGATTTCCCCTTCTTGCTAAGCAGTTCATCTTAACCTTGGAAAAGAATTGCTGGCTTGATATTCTTGAAACTGGGATTGTGAATAAAGAAAATGAAGACGAATTCATCCAAGTTGCTCTACTTGCAGCAAAGTGTTTTGAGACTTCATGCAAAAGAAAGGCCTAG